A region of Paenibacillus sp. JNUCC-31 DNA encodes the following proteins:
- a CDS encoding MetQ/NlpA family ABC transporter substrate-binding protein, whose product MKKWSIALLSIMLIAVLAACGNNKDSDSGADNAGGAPRTVELKVGASPTPHAEILESIKPELEAEGIRLQIVTFNDYVQPNQQLEDKQLDANFFQHQPYLDTENKERGFHLVAVTPVHVEPFAGYSKKIKSLDELKDGAKVAIPNDPSNGGRALLLLAKEGLITLKDDKNITSNLQDITANPRNLNIIELDAAMMPRQLDEADLVFINANYALEANLNPEKDALLIEDLQGNPYANILVSREDNKDADAIKKLAAALHSEEVKTFIKERYQGAVEPAF is encoded by the coding sequence ATGAAAAAATGGTCTATTGCTCTACTCAGTATTATGTTGATTGCGGTTCTTGCAGCTTGCGGAAACAATAAGGATTCCGACAGCGGCGCAGACAATGCCGGAGGCGCACCGCGCACCGTGGAATTGAAAGTGGGAGCATCACCTACACCACATGCGGAAATTTTGGAAAGCATCAAACCTGAGCTCGAAGCAGAAGGCATTCGCTTGCAAATCGTGACGTTCAATGATTATGTTCAACCGAACCAACAACTTGAGGACAAACAGCTGGATGCAAACTTTTTCCAACACCAGCCTTACCTGGATACAGAGAACAAAGAACGTGGTTTCCACCTCGTTGCTGTAACACCTGTGCATGTTGAGCCATTTGCTGGCTACTCCAAAAAAATTAAGTCTTTGGATGAACTGAAAGATGGCGCCAAAGTAGCCATACCTAATGACCCATCGAACGGTGGTCGTGCACTGTTGCTGCTTGCGAAAGAAGGACTTATCACGCTGAAAGACGACAAAAATATCACTTCCAATCTTCAAGATATCACAGCCAATCCGAGAAACCTGAATATTATTGAGTTGGATGCAGCCATGATGCCTCGCCAACTGGATGAAGCTGACCTGGTATTCATTAACGCCAACTACGCGCTGGAAGCCAATCTGAACCCAGAGAAGGATGCGCTGCTGATTGAGGATCTGCAAGGTAACCCTTATGCAAACATCCTTGTATCCCGTGAAGATAACAAAGATGCAGATGCGATCAAGAAACTGGCTGCAGCTCTGCATTCTGAAGAAGTTAAAACGTTCATCAAAGAACGTTATCAAGGTGCTGTAGAACCTGCATTTTAA
- a CDS encoding DUF2167 domain-containing protein: MKNKNKRCFLALLLVSLLTLSFAVQVFASSETDKAPDEYDWIDGPASVSLDNKATLEIQENNYFLDKANTQRSMLNMGSKPNGNEIGSLYSDSQFGSLYVVFEYVKTGHIDDREQNLDANELLSSYIRGTEEENRNAAPEDKMYVTGWEIEPTYDSSNHRLIYSLGFKDAYQQSMVNYNVKLLTREGYITAILVTETANFQQSRLAFEEMVLNRLSINTGYTYEDYDASTDKTSTVGLKSLLVGGIGYTAGQKFSILILLKKGWPFIVIVFLALLGWNKYKMKTSNKDEAMLSPTEKAYLQDADEQQYAEQNELSYYRKSGQQSETKRT, encoded by the coding sequence ATGAAAAACAAAAACAAACGATGTTTTCTTGCACTTCTATTGGTAAGTTTGTTAACACTTTCTTTTGCAGTACAGGTATTCGCATCAAGTGAGACCGACAAAGCACCCGATGAATATGACTGGATTGACGGACCAGCATCCGTTTCCCTGGATAATAAGGCCACTTTGGAAATACAGGAAAATAACTACTTTCTAGATAAAGCTAATACACAACGATCCATGTTAAACATGGGGTCAAAACCTAACGGGAATGAGATTGGAAGTCTATACAGTGATAGCCAATTCGGTTCCTTGTATGTAGTGTTTGAGTATGTTAAAACAGGTCATATTGATGATAGGGAGCAGAATCTGGATGCCAATGAACTGTTAAGCAGTTATATCCGGGGCACGGAAGAAGAAAATAGAAATGCTGCCCCTGAAGATAAAATGTACGTAACAGGGTGGGAAATTGAACCGACATATGACAGTAGCAATCATCGTTTAATTTATTCTCTTGGTTTCAAGGATGCTTACCAGCAATCCATGGTCAATTACAACGTAAAGCTCCTGACACGTGAAGGATACATCACAGCCATTCTTGTCACAGAAACAGCCAACTTTCAGCAGAGTCGCCTTGCATTCGAAGAGATGGTTCTTAACAGGCTCAGCATAAATACAGGTTACACTTACGAAGATTATGATGCTTCCACTGACAAAACATCGACCGTCGGACTCAAAAGCCTTTTGGTTGGCGGAATTGGTTATACGGCGGGCCAAAAATTCAGCATACTGATTCTGCTAAAAAAAGGGTGGCCTTTTATCGTTATCGTATTTCTTGCCCTATTGGGCTGGAACAAATACAAAATGAAAACGTCGAACAAAGACGAAGCCATGCTATCCCCCACGGAGAAGGCCTATCTGCAAGATGCGGATGAACAGCAGTATGCTGAACAAAACGAATTATCTTATTATCGCAAATCTGGACAGCAATCCGAAACGAAACGAACATAA
- a CDS encoding DUF456 domain-containing protein — protein sequence MAGTVYPILPGAVAIFFAFLVYGWFFSFDPFGVWFWIFQILIVVVLFVADYVVSAWGVKKFGGSKLSTTLSTIGVIIGPFVIPAFGLVLGPFIGAFIGELIGGSSPAKASKVGFGSVVGLFTSTVMKIILQIVMIVLFIIWVVRFA from the coding sequence ATGGCCGGAACGGTATATCCCATACTGCCTGGTGCTGTAGCGATTTTCTTCGCGTTTCTGGTCTATGGCTGGTTCTTCAGCTTTGATCCGTTCGGTGTGTGGTTCTGGATCTTCCAGATTTTGATTGTAGTGGTGCTGTTTGTCGCTGATTATGTCGTCAGTGCTTGGGGCGTGAAGAAATTCGGCGGGTCCAAATTATCGACGACACTCAGTACGATTGGTGTTATCATTGGCCCATTTGTCATTCCGGCGTTCGGCCTGGTACTGGGGCCGTTTATCGGTGCTTTTATCGGGGAACTGATCGGAGGGTCTTCACCTGCCAAAGCGTCCAAAGTCGGATTTGGTTCCGTGGTGGGGCTGTTTACGAGCACCGTGATGAAAATTATTTTGCAAATCGTCATGATTGTTCTGTTTATTATCTGGGTGGTAAGATTCGCATAG
- a CDS encoding Cthe_2314 family HEPN domain-containing protein: protein MLRTLLGELPRQNEGILKEAMEAMAGTLELFQRQMHVDHDPAHDFRKLYVWTQGLISSLDELEQSCFAASHFRQKVKAGFTDDMTIPEKAEYARYVYFYKDGFIRCFAILDKLGTVLNEIFELNTTNVKIHFSYFTVLRQFGYDKLHHDLANELIQIKDSYREPMSKLRKRRNMEIHYMNSEMQDDLWQLHQTLQGKVKLEDLDQHLLELRQGVDMVCKTLKAAYGYINEKWHKQGMNHPAR, encoded by the coding sequence ATGCTGCGAACGTTGCTGGGTGAATTACCGCGTCAAAACGAAGGCATACTCAAGGAAGCAATGGAGGCGATGGCTGGTACGCTTGAGCTATTTCAGCGACAAATGCATGTGGACCATGATCCTGCCCATGATTTTCGTAAACTGTATGTGTGGACCCAGGGACTCATCTCCTCGTTGGATGAACTGGAGCAAAGCTGTTTTGCTGCTTCCCATTTTCGTCAAAAAGTCAAAGCGGGCTTTACGGATGATATGACCATACCAGAAAAAGCGGAGTATGCCCGTTACGTTTACTTTTACAAGGATGGTTTCATCCGATGTTTTGCCATTCTGGATAAGTTAGGTACGGTGTTGAATGAAATATTTGAGCTGAATACAACCAATGTTAAAATTCATTTTTCTTATTTCACCGTATTAAGACAGTTTGGCTATGATAAGCTGCATCATGATCTTGCCAACGAGCTGATCCAGATCAAGGACTCCTACCGTGAGCCGATGAGCAAATTGCGCAAACGACGAAACATGGAGATTCATTATATGAACTCCGAAATGCAGGATGATCTGTGGCAGCTGCACCAGACTTTGCAAGGGAAAGTGAAGCTGGAGGACCTGGATCAGCATCTTTTGGAACTCCGCCAAGGTGTAGATATGGTATGTAAGACATTAAAAGCAGCGTATGGCTACATCAACGAGAAGTGGCATAAGCAGGGAATGAACCACCCTGCGAGGTGA
- a CDS encoding thioredoxin family protein: protein MEKITSKPEFDVAIQSPHLTVAVFKADWCGDCKFIDPFMPEVEEKFSRDLTLIEVDVDQVGTVSEEQNILGIPSFVAYTDGRELVRYVNKLRKSREEIEQFLQRAVEVYNTIHK, encoded by the coding sequence ATGGAAAAGATTACATCCAAACCGGAATTTGATGTGGCAATTCAATCTCCACATTTAACTGTAGCGGTATTTAAGGCAGATTGGTGTGGTGATTGCAAGTTCATCGATCCCTTTATGCCTGAAGTTGAAGAGAAGTTTTCACGTGACCTAACGTTGATTGAAGTCGATGTGGATCAGGTGGGTACGGTGAGTGAAGAACAAAATATACTTGGCATTCCCAGCTTTGTAGCTTACACAGATGGCCGGGAACTCGTTCGTTATGTGAACAAACTGCGCAAGTCGAGAGAAGAGATTGAACAATTCCTGCAGCGGGCAGTTGAGGTGTATAACACGATTCATAAATAA
- a CDS encoding NifU family protein — MSENAQSTMYDEVSDVLDKLRPFLQRDGGDVELVDVEDGIIKLKLVGACGSCPSSTITLKAGIERALLEEVEGVEEVVQVF; from the coding sequence ATGAGCGAAAACGCACAAAGCACCATGTACGATGAGGTATCTGATGTGCTTGACAAACTTCGTCCGTTCCTGCAGCGCGATGGCGGTGACGTGGAACTGGTCGACGTGGAGGACGGCATCATTAAGCTGAAACTGGTCGGTGCCTGCGGCAGCTGCCCAAGCTCCACCATTACCTTAAAAGCCGGGATTGAACGCGCCCTTCTTGAAGAAGTTGAAGGTGTCGAAGAAGTCGTACAAGTATTCTAA
- a CDS encoding SDR family oxidoreductase, whose protein sequence is MKGKIALITGSAKGLGKMTALSLADQGCHIALNYVHSRTEAEALKAQIIAKGVRCIAVQADISKTEEITMLVAQVEERLGSIDILVNNAGPFVRERRRFAEYSEDEVQMLVQGNLLGPMLLDQRVLPEMRRKQWGRIIHFGFSHAGEARSWPHRAVYAAAKVGLVSFTKTLAVEEAPYGITVNMVCPGDIRGANKEKTIDEMAGIADGETPRGRPGSGEDIARVITYLCLDHSDFITGNIMDVSGGLDPIRPNIQREDGEVRT, encoded by the coding sequence GTGAAGGGAAAGATTGCCCTCATAACGGGAAGTGCCAAAGGTCTTGGTAAAATGACGGCCCTCAGTCTTGCAGATCAAGGGTGCCATATTGCCCTGAATTACGTACATAGCCGTACGGAAGCTGAGGCATTAAAGGCTCAGATCATAGCCAAGGGTGTGCGCTGTATTGCCGTCCAGGCCGATATTTCCAAGACAGAAGAGATCACCATGCTGGTTGCTCAGGTTGAAGAGAGATTGGGCAGCATTGATATTCTGGTGAACAACGCGGGTCCATTTGTCCGCGAACGTCGACGGTTTGCCGAGTATTCGGAAGATGAGGTTCAGATGCTTGTGCAAGGAAACCTGCTTGGACCGATGCTGTTGGACCAGCGTGTATTGCCAGAGATGCGACGTAAGCAGTGGGGACGAATTATACATTTTGGCTTCAGTCATGCAGGAGAAGCGAGGTCATGGCCCCATCGGGCGGTTTACGCAGCTGCGAAGGTAGGTCTGGTTTCATTTACAAAGACACTTGCAGTGGAGGAAGCTCCTTACGGCATCACAGTTAATATGGTATGTCCGGGGGATATCCGCGGTGCCAACAAAGAGAAAACAATTGATGAGATGGCTGGCATAGCCGACGGGGAAACGCCGAGAGGGCGTCCTGGAAGCGGTGAAGATATTGCGCGAGTGATCACCTATCTGTGCCTGGATCATTCCGATTTTATAACAGGCAATATTATGGATGTATCTGGAGGACTTGATCCGATTCGTCCCAATATACAGCGTGAGGATGGCGAAGTGCGGACTTAG
- a CDS encoding DUF2515 family protein, whose amino-acid sequence MTSVKTDSSESAHHGSIMQMVRSIPGAAREVWRGKQAAWQASNQLRHPSRDMDWDSDMAAALQAEVERLLPGNENAFARNTLSALVCEEDCIILEEIKTLTQENNRSNITRTAAYLECYEQYPELHWALLAHMVSRNGGYHMTDLQSDLMHNLQNQTDREHMYRLLERCNALIFQDAYPQLLLYMNSRRLGRSCFHLLSHFHISAFMTPFWERFWLERCSSLLSVALIINEQNYIESRVVQHPYFQKQVLSKSAFHLHNLAGLNHIVFPLGQRKGLAGRVIEHFGKLDERIMFGKGLYAMLFGVEHVFTQVLEFARSVPHRGSRAEYWPGLFTAHKDEAGEAELYSQELLDQEWLAEGQRLYSPELLAVWGDTPYEPITRQDWLQNRDCLGHLTIPRRPWLFEMSHEHRYGMLKTALAHDAKTFTH is encoded by the coding sequence ATGACTTCCGTTAAAACGGATTCTTCCGAGTCTGCCCATCACGGGTCGATCATGCAGATGGTTCGATCCATTCCCGGTGCGGCCCGGGAAGTGTGGCGGGGAAAACAGGCCGCCTGGCAGGCTTCAAACCAGCTTCGTCATCCCTCGCGAGACATGGATTGGGACTCCGACATGGCTGCAGCCTTGCAAGCTGAAGTGGAGCGTCTGTTGCCCGGGAACGAGAATGCTTTTGCACGAAATACGCTTAGTGCACTGGTTTGTGAAGAGGATTGCATCATTCTGGAAGAGATCAAGACATTAACGCAAGAAAACAATCGAAGTAATATCACTCGCACAGCGGCATATCTGGAATGTTATGAACAGTATCCGGAGCTGCATTGGGCTTTACTGGCCCATATGGTCTCCCGCAACGGCGGATATCATATGACTGATCTTCAGAGTGACCTTATGCACAATCTGCAAAATCAAACAGACCGTGAACACATGTATCGACTACTGGAGCGATGCAATGCACTCATTTTTCAGGATGCTTACCCCCAGCTCCTGTTGTACATGAACAGCCGCCGACTTGGCCGGAGTTGTTTTCATTTGCTGTCCCATTTTCATATATCGGCGTTCATGACGCCGTTCTGGGAACGATTTTGGCTGGAGCGATGCAGCTCACTGCTGAGTGTGGCGTTAATTATTAATGAGCAGAACTATATTGAGAGCCGGGTGGTGCAGCATCCTTATTTTCAAAAACAAGTGCTGTCCAAATCCGCATTCCATCTGCATAATCTGGCTGGGCTGAATCATATTGTATTTCCACTGGGACAGAGAAAAGGTCTTGCAGGCCGGGTAATTGAGCATTTTGGCAAGCTGGATGAGCGGATTATGTTTGGCAAAGGCTTATATGCGATGCTATTCGGAGTGGAACACGTTTTCACACAAGTGTTAGAGTTTGCGCGCTCGGTTCCCCACCGTGGCTCACGTGCTGAATACTGGCCTGGTCTGTTCACCGCTCATAAAGATGAAGCCGGAGAAGCGGAGCTCTATAGCCAGGAACTGCTGGATCAAGAATGGTTAGCAGAAGGACAACGGTTATATAGTCCTGAATTGCTGGCGGTATGGGGTGATACGCCGTATGAACCGATTACAAGGCAGGATTGGCTGCAAAATCGCGATTGTCTCGGTCATCTCACGATCCCGCGCCGCCCCTGGCTGTTCGAAATGAGCCATGAACACCGGTATGGCATGCTGAAGACTGCATTGGCGCATGATGCCAAAACCTTTACGCATTAA
- a CDS encoding methionine ABC transporter ATP-binding protein, whose translation MIELKGLTKTYGKGAKSTTALSDLNLNIGKGEIFGVIGHSGAGKSTLIRCINLLERPTAGEVWVDGINLTRLGKTDLQQQRRKIGMIFQHFNLLSSATVYDNVAFPLKLVNTPKDAIDRKVKEMLALVGLEDHSNKYPAQLSGGQKQRVGIARALASDPTVLLCDEATSALDPQTTDSILKLLLDINEKYNLTIVLITHEMHVIQNICDQVAVIHQGGIVEQGPVTEVFLKPQHAITRDFMMRDHEVGIALEETALASAGVSLQTDGSSKLVKISFLGDKTYEAILSRTVRKTGVDFAILQGTISTIKQVPYGQLTVRFEGQSDEINLTIHELMDQGLDVEVLR comes from the coding sequence TTGATTGAATTAAAAGGTTTAACCAAGACGTACGGTAAAGGTGCTAAAAGTACGACGGCCTTGTCGGACCTGAATTTGAATATCGGTAAAGGTGAAATATTCGGAGTTATCGGTCATTCCGGTGCAGGCAAGAGCACATTGATCCGTTGTATCAATTTGCTCGAAAGACCGACGGCAGGCGAGGTTTGGGTTGATGGGATCAATCTAACCCGTCTGGGCAAGACCGATTTGCAACAACAACGGCGCAAGATCGGCATGATCTTTCAGCACTTTAACTTGTTATCCTCGGCTACGGTGTACGACAATGTCGCTTTTCCTTTAAAACTGGTCAATACACCCAAGGATGCAATAGATCGCAAAGTGAAGGAAATGCTCGCATTGGTTGGACTGGAGGACCACAGCAATAAATATCCGGCCCAACTGTCAGGCGGACAGAAGCAAAGGGTGGGTATTGCGAGAGCACTCGCGAGCGATCCAACCGTGCTGCTGTGTGATGAGGCCACATCGGCACTTGATCCCCAGACAACGGATTCGATTCTGAAGTTATTGCTGGATATCAATGAAAAGTATAACCTCACGATTGTTCTAATCACCCATGAGATGCACGTGATCCAGAATATCTGTGATCAGGTGGCGGTTATCCATCAAGGAGGCATCGTGGAGCAAGGGCCGGTGACGGAAGTATTCCTCAAGCCGCAGCATGCAATTACGCGTGACTTTATGATGCGTGACCATGAGGTGGGAATTGCATTGGAAGAGACTGCTCTGGCGAGTGCGGGTGTTTCATTGCAGACGGACGGATCTTCTAAGCTTGTAAAAATATCCTTCCTGGGCGATAAAACATATGAGGCGATTTTGTCCAGAACGGTTCGCAAAACAGGAGTGGATTTCGCCATCTTGCAAGGCACCATTTCAACGATCAAGCAAGTTCCCTATGGACAGCTGACTGTTCGGTTTGAGGGGCAGTCGGATGAGATTAATCTCACCATTCATGAGTTAATGGATCAGGGACTTGATGTGGAGGTGCTTCGTTAA
- a CDS encoding putative polysaccharide biosynthesis protein, producing MSKKETFIKGTLILAAAALIARVLGLVQRVPLEHILGDIGNASFTISNTVYLMLLTVATAGIPSTLSKMVSERYALGRAGEAQQIYRAALIFAAVAGVVMSALLWFAAPYYATYVSKVPESVSAIRALAPALLLFPAIAMMRGYFQGRGNMTAGGISQIVEQFARVGTAIIVAFVMLQWNYDDQTIAAGASFGGVFGSIGAFGVMLYFTLKLRKNDRAAQLNYERVEQLPMRGIYSDIFKLSIPIVLSSLAVPAINFIDSSLVVPLLSGRIGLEEATGVLAILGAKAQSIAGIPPILAIALSQSLVPVISAAFARKDEVHLKNQVTLALRISILTGMPIVIALCAAAYSVNGLLFTSPDGTPIITLLTFGTIFQITMMTTNSILLGVGKPRITMISVAAGIVVKLVASLILAPIFGIYGIIIATALCFLVITYLNLRVLRKIVDFSIMGDRWKGFIITVLLAAGVGFAANWAGNSIFDLFLPTRVSFLVTCLFVGALVVVVYLVLMVVLRVLRKDELGSYPRILQKILRPLMRLQRRAGQRG from the coding sequence TTGTCTAAGAAAGAAACATTTATTAAGGGTACGCTCATTCTGGCGGCAGCTGCGCTGATCGCAAGGGTGCTCGGATTGGTTCAACGGGTGCCGCTGGAGCATATCCTCGGCGATATCGGTAACGCATCGTTTACCATCTCCAATACGGTATATTTAATGCTGTTAACCGTCGCAACGGCGGGCATACCGAGTACACTTAGCAAAATGGTGTCGGAACGCTATGCGCTGGGACGCGCAGGCGAAGCACAACAAATCTACCGTGCAGCCCTGATCTTTGCGGCTGTAGCCGGTGTAGTCATGTCTGCTTTATTGTGGTTCGCGGCACCTTATTATGCGACGTACGTATCCAAAGTACCGGAATCCGTGAGCGCCATTCGTGCCTTGGCTCCAGCGCTGCTGCTCTTTCCAGCCATCGCCATGATGCGTGGATATTTCCAGGGTCGCGGCAACATGACGGCAGGTGGCATTTCACAAATTGTGGAACAGTTTGCACGCGTAGGTACAGCAATCATCGTGGCGTTTGTTATGCTGCAATGGAATTACGATGATCAAACGATTGCTGCTGGGGCTTCATTTGGGGGTGTATTCGGAAGCATTGGCGCTTTTGGCGTCATGTTGTACTTCACCTTGAAGCTGCGAAAAAATGACCGTGCAGCGCAATTGAATTACGAGCGTGTGGAGCAACTGCCCATGCGGGGCATCTACAGTGATATTTTCAAACTTTCAATTCCGATTGTGTTGTCTTCACTCGCTGTTCCGGCAATCAACTTTATTGATTCATCTCTGGTAGTTCCGCTGCTCAGCGGACGTATTGGTCTGGAGGAAGCGACAGGCGTACTTGCCATTCTCGGTGCGAAGGCCCAAAGTATTGCAGGTATTCCGCCAATTCTGGCTATCGCACTGAGTCAATCCTTGGTGCCTGTCATTTCGGCAGCTTTTGCACGCAAGGATGAAGTCCATCTGAAAAATCAGGTGACGCTTGCTTTGCGCATTTCAATTTTGACAGGAATGCCGATTGTCATTGCACTGTGTGCGGCGGCGTATTCCGTTAACGGATTGCTGTTCACCAGTCCAGACGGGACACCAATCATTACATTGCTGACGTTCGGTACGATTTTCCAAATTACAATGATGACCACCAACTCCATTTTGCTTGGGGTAGGCAAACCACGGATCACCATGATCAGCGTGGCAGCAGGGATCGTAGTCAAACTCGTGGCGAGTCTGATCCTCGCTCCAATCTTTGGCATTTACGGGATTATTATTGCGACCGCATTGTGTTTCCTGGTCATAACGTACCTCAATTTGCGGGTGCTTCGGAAAATTGTTGATTTCTCGATTATGGGTGATCGCTGGAAAGGATTCATTATTACCGTGCTGCTCGCGGCGGGTGTTGGTTTTGCCGCGAACTGGGCCGGGAACTCCATCTTTGATTTATTCCTGCCAACACGTGTATCTTTCCTTGTTACCTGTCTGTTTGTCGGTGCTCTTGTGGTTGTTGTGTATCTGGTACTCATGGTCGTTCTGCGTGTGTTGCGCAAGGACGAGCTGGGCAGTTACCCTCGTATTTTGCAAAAGATACTCCGTCCGCTCATGCGTCTACAGCGTCGAGCCGGGCAACGTGGATAA
- a CDS encoding COX15/CtaA family protein, translating to MFKWLTVLTCLVMFLATFGGGVVTRTESGLGCGAEWPLCNGKLVPAHTVASLIEFSHRAVSALAGLLSIASFVAFLRFGKSRRDLQLFSFLTLVFVIVQGIMGAFAVVFSQSSAVMALHFGFALIAFASSLMMALGIRQEARHGGLERLNRYPRVSKGFRNLVWFSTIYTYLVVYTGAFVSHTDSAGGCSGFPLCNGQIIPELSGGVAVAFAHRVAAVSLVIVIAILGHFAYRKHPDNTELRALGVISVVLVLLQVVIGFGLMLTMNRPEVYMFVALAHMLDIAILFGVLTYMSFLVYKLHRPVNRF from the coding sequence TTGTTTAAATGGTTAACCGTATTAACCTGTCTTGTCATGTTTCTGGCCACATTTGGCGGAGGCGTTGTAACTCGAACGGAATCGGGTCTTGGCTGCGGCGCGGAATGGCCTTTATGTAACGGAAAACTTGTGCCAGCACACACTGTAGCCTCACTTATTGAATTTTCCCATCGCGCGGTTAGCGCACTGGCAGGACTGTTGTCCATTGCCTCATTTGTAGCCTTCTTGCGGTTTGGCAAATCACGCAGAGACCTGCAATTGTTTTCCTTTCTAACGCTGGTGTTTGTTATTGTCCAGGGAATCATGGGGGCTTTTGCCGTTGTATTCTCCCAATCATCCGCAGTCATGGCACTGCATTTCGGATTTGCCTTAATCGCTTTTGCCAGCTCCTTGATGATGGCGCTCGGTATTCGGCAGGAGGCTCGCCACGGTGGATTGGAACGATTGAATCGATACCCGCGGGTCAGCAAAGGTTTTCGTAATCTGGTATGGTTTTCCACAATCTATACGTACCTCGTGGTATATACTGGGGCCTTTGTGAGCCATACGGATTCTGCTGGCGGCTGTTCAGGTTTTCCACTCTGTAACGGGCAGATTATTCCCGAACTCTCGGGAGGCGTAGCTGTTGCTTTTGCTCACCGGGTGGCGGCTGTTTCATTAGTGATCGTCATTGCCATTCTCGGTCATTTTGCGTATCGCAAACATCCGGATAACACGGAATTAAGAGCGCTCGGCGTTATTTCTGTTGTGCTGGTTTTGTTGCAAGTGGTCATTGGTTTTGGACTAATGCTTACGATGAACCGCCCGGAAGTGTATATGTTTGTGGCGTTGGCGCATATGCTCGATATTGCCATTTTGTTCGGTGTATTAACCTATATGAGTTTCCTGGTGTACAAGTTGCATCGGCCCGTTAACCGTTTCTAA
- a CDS encoding methionine ABC transporter permease, translating into MDFSTVRWEEIGKASIETLQILGASGLFTIIIGLPLGVLLFMTARSASIQSQVVYTVLSFIVNILRSVPFIILIVALIPFTRSLVGTATGVLGVIPPLVIAAAPYFARLVETTLREVDRGVIEAAQAMGASTGQIVRRVLLPEALPGLLAGITITIVTLVSYTAMAGMVGGGGLGTLAINYGYYRYQNEIMIIAVVFMVILVQVLQMAGDRLVKWFTRK; encoded by the coding sequence ATGGATTTTTCAACGGTACGTTGGGAAGAAATCGGTAAGGCTTCAATTGAAACACTGCAGATCCTGGGGGCATCGGGCCTGTTCACGATCATTATTGGTTTGCCGCTAGGCGTATTGCTTTTCATGACGGCAAGGTCGGCCTCAATCCAGTCTCAAGTGGTGTACACTGTACTATCGTTTATCGTAAACATTTTGCGATCGGTGCCATTTATCATTCTGATTGTTGCACTCATTCCGTTTACGCGTTCACTGGTTGGCACAGCTACAGGTGTATTGGGCGTTATACCACCGCTCGTCATTGCTGCAGCTCCATACTTTGCTCGGTTGGTGGAAACTACACTGCGTGAAGTGGATCGTGGCGTCATTGAAGCGGCACAGGCGATGGGAGCTTCAACCGGACAGATTGTACGGCGTGTGCTTCTGCCAGAGGCATTGCCGGGTCTGCTAGCCGGGATCACCATTACGATCGTTACCCTTGTTTCCTACACGGCAATGGCGGGAATGGTTGGTGGTGGAGGTCTGGGAACATTGGCCATCAATTACGGATACTACCGTTATCAAAATGAAATTATGATTATAGCCGTTGTATTTATGGTCATACTGGTGCAAGTGCTTCAGATGGCTGGCGATCGGTTGGTTAAATGGTTCACCAGGAAATAA